A part of Phoenix dactylifera cultivar Barhee BC4 chromosome 2, palm_55x_up_171113_PBpolish2nd_filt_p, whole genome shotgun sequence genomic DNA contains:
- the LOC103697092 gene encoding gibberellin 20 oxidase 1-D-like — protein MVVPSVATPEARPDTPEPRLMSSSAQQTPPPLVFDAAILSQRPDIPVQFVWPEEDKPTPDAAEELTVPLIDLGGFLSGDPAATAEVSRRVGEACERHGFFQVVNHGIPSALLSEVHSCVEAFFSMPLSEKQRAQRKPGESCGYASSFTGRFANRLPWKETLSFRFSPSPLSPNIVQDYFVHTLGEDFRHFGTIYQNYCEAMSRLSLEIMEVLGMSLGVGRAHFREFFQGNDSIMRLNYYPRCQKPELVLGTGPHCDPTSLTILHQDDVGGLQVFTDGKWRTISPKLNAFVVNIGDTFMALSNGRYKSCLHRAVVNSKVARKSLAFFLCPEMNKIVRPPEGLVNAGHPRAYPDFTWSTLLEFTQKHYRADMKTLDAFTKWILQAEGTAPQ, from the exons ATGGTAGTCCCCTCGGTCGCCACGCCGGAGGCCAGACCGGACACACCGGAACCGCGGCTGATGAGCAGCTCAGCCCAGCAGACGCCGCCGCCGTTGGTGTTCGACGCGGCTATCCTCAGCCAGCGCCCTGACATTCCGGTCCAATTCGTCTGGCCGGAGGAGGATAAGCCCACCCCGGACGCCGCCGAGGAGCTCACCGTCCCTCTGATCGACCTTGGCGGCTTCCTTTCTGGCGACCCCGCCGCCACCGCCGAGGTCTCCAGACGCGTCGGGGAGGCGTGCGAGCGGCACGGGTTCTTCCAGGTCGTCAACCACGGCATCCCCTCGGCGCTCCTCTCTGAGGTCCATAGCTGCGTCGAGGCCTTCTTCTCGATGCCTCTCTCCGAGAAGCAGAGAGCCCAGAGGAAGCCCGGCGAGAGCTGCGGCTACGCGAGCAGCTTTACCGGGAGGTTCGCCAATCGGCTCCCGTGGAAGGAGACCCTTTCTTTTCGcttctccccctctcctctctccccAAATATCGTCCAGGACTACTTCGTCCACACTCTCGGCGAAGATTTCCGGCACTTCGG CACAATCTACCAAAACTACTGCGAGGCGATGAGTAGGCTGTCATTGGAGATAATGGAGGTTCTTGGGATGAGCCTTGGGGTGGGGCGGGCACATTTTCGGGAGTTTTTCCAAGGGAATGATTCGATCATGAGGCTGAACTACTACCCACGGTGCCAGAAGCCCGAGCTGGTCCTCGGCACCGGCCCCCATTGCGATCCCACCTCCCTGACCATCCTTCACCAGGACGACGTCGGCGGCCTCCAGGTGTTCACCGATGGCAAGTGGCGCACCATCAGCCCCAAACTCAATGCCTTCGTCGTCAACATCGGCGACACCTTCATG GCGTTGTCGAATGGGCGGTACAAGAGCTGCCTGCACCGGGCGGTGGTGAACAGCAAGGTGGCGAGGAAGTCTTTGGCCTTCTTTCTGTGCCCGGAGATGAACAAGATAGTGCGGCCGCCGGAGGGCTTGGTGAACGCCGGGCACCCGAGGGCCTACCCGGACTTCACGTGGTCGACGTTGCTCGAGTTCACCCAGAAGCACTACAGGGCCGACATGAAGACGCTCGATGCCTTCACCAAGTGGATCCTCCAGGCCGAGGGGACTGCGCCGCAGTGA